Below is a genomic region from Oryzias melastigma strain HK-1 linkage group LG7, ASM292280v2, whole genome shotgun sequence.
acaaatgtgattctTGTCAAAAGGAAAGAAGATAACTCAACAAGTTTAGCTTGCTAaatcctttacattttttttaacatgttgcagGTCGAACAACTTTACTGTAAATGTCTTAAACCAATTAAAATGTAgattaaatattgtttatgttgattaaaaacataaatataggTAAATGTTTTGCCCCGTCGAGCAGACATGCTAACAGCTAGCTAAACATTAGCATACTTCAACGTTAGCTTCCGCCGACTTACCGAGTGATTGACGCCCCACATGAACACGCTCAGGACGGGGTCGCTTGCGCGAAACACCTTCACTTTCTGCTGAacaaaatgcttctttttcGTCTTGGTTTTGGGCGCCAGGTTCACGGCAGGGCTGGCCGTGGCCCCCGAGTTACTGAGGGAAGCCATGACAGCTGCGCGTCTTCCTCCTGGGTGAGCTGAGCTGAGCGGGCGGtgacgcttcttcttcttccggATGCCGAAACTGGTTACTCGCACGGTAACCGGCGGCCACGCCCACGCTCAGCGGGAACACCGATGCGGTTCTTCACAAGTCCGATTTCACGTTGGGGTCTGGCTGGATTAATCATTCCATATTCCGTCGTGCGTGGACATATGTTTTCAAATACTAGATGTTCAGTCCACCACCGCCCCTAGAGCCCACAGAgtcgtttgtttttttgccatgtGCCATGCGTGTGATTGACAGCTGTCAGTGTCCAAACAAAATCGACCCCCAcagagtcacgtgaccaaaggTAGGAGGGGCAAAGAAAACCGGTTTTTACTATTATGTTTAAGTTGATGATAATCGTAGGAAATACTAATTGCTAGATTTCTTTTAAagatgtcaaatatttttttaatctaagtgCTCCCAAATTCGCAGTGGTAGTTTCTAGAGCTatacagaaataaatcaaagctcGGACAGCATGAAACTCTTCNNNNNNNNNNNNNNNNNNNNNNNNNNNNNNNNNNNNNNNNNNNNNNNNNNNNNNNNNNNNNNNNNNNNNNNNNNNNNNNNNNNNNNNNNNNNNNNNNNNNNNNNNNNNNNNNNNNNNNNNNNNNNNNNNNNNNNNNNNNNNNNATGCTcccttaaattagcatttttctgtgcacaaattagtatcttgtgtgcacaaaatactaatttgtccacacaaaatactaacttgtgtgcacaaaatactaacttgtgcacaacatgctaatttgtgtgcaccaTGTACTAATTTGTACATGCAAAATACTAACTAATGtgcacaaaattctaatttatcTGCACTAAATACtaacttttgcacacaaaatgctaatttgtgtacaaaaaaatgataacttGTGCTCACAAAATACTGATTAGTGTGCACAAAATGATAGCTTCTGTGCACAAGATACTAATTTATGCACTCattatgctattttttgtgcagaaattaTTAGCTTGTGTAcactaaaaactattttgagTGAACAATTTATTTGTGTAATGTCATGTTGAAAAAAAGGTGCAAATCTTTACCATTTGTGCTTATGTCTATGAATTTTATTCACCAGAGCAAACTATCAGGGACTATCTTTTCaactatttgaattaaaaaggaacatttcaTGGATCAGATTCTGAAACATTGAGGTCTACAGGGTAATCTTAATCTTAAAAGATTGCGTTTAACGACAATTGTACAAGATCTTAAATAAGCTtttctgtatatatattttttaattttaagtatcCTCTGAAGTATATCAATCACCCCCAAAAAACACTTTGTCAGAGCCACATATATAAAGGAGCCTTCTTTTattctgacttaaaaaaaaattatatttcatatttaattaaaatacatcaaaaaatatttagtttggtacaaaaacagacacaccaaataaaacaaatatatttcttaTCTATAGAAACATTAAGGAATAATGATTAAACATACCATTTTTAAGAAACAATACCGCTGACATGTTTGAACAATTCAGCTCTAGATGGCAGTAGGATCtcaaaaaatgaagtgaaaacaaactgatgtTTGTGCTCCACTTGATCATGTAACtaccattcatttttttataggtACAGTATTTGAGGATGTCCCCCATTAAGTAGTTTGAGCTGTCAAAGGCAAATTCAGGATATTATCAgaacacatttctttaattaCTTCACCTGAAAAACTATATCAGTTTTCATGCATTCTTCTTGGGACTCaatccagttctgtcagtctcaAAATCCTTTTGTAAGACTTGATAAAACTTTGTAGAACATTAATCCTGCAATGTATAATTAAAGTGTCACTCAAgcaagtaaaaaggaaaaaaaaacaattaaacagcAGCACAAATTGCAAtagaaagctgtttttttattctataagaAATTAGTCAACTCCACCTTTTACATATGAACTGCTCATTTTCAAAGGCAATTTTAGCAGCTATTTCATGGTCTGCTTATAAAAATGATATTacttcaaaatattttcttataaattgagattttttttttactgactaaacaaaactaagaaaacagtatttttctgtTGTCCGTCAAAGTGTgtttccagtttcttacagggagattattaacaaaatatttcagtcagtttcatttttctatttgagAGACAGACAGTACAAAAACTCTAATCGAATagtttgtttcctgttttgttttgttttttttaacaccagagttttATGTTAGGATTTTTCATGTTCTCGTTATTTTGTAGTATAATTTTAAACAAGGCCTGGACTACATCACTATGGCAGCCTGGTCTAGGcctgcaaacttttttttgtgtatctTACAACTTCTTCCTGAACAAGTTGATTTGCTGATTGTTTTTTGGTTATTGCATCATCTTGTTAGTACCGGGTTTGCTTAGCTCTAAGCTGTTCCAGCTAAGCTATTTAGTTTGTTAGTGGTAGTTTGAATGTTGATAGCTAGTTTATTAGTTAGTAGCCAAGCTAGCTAAATAGCTTAGTTCTTGCATAGCTAGGCATTGAATTATTTTGGTTTAGCTACCTTTTGTTGATGTCACATGGGGTGTTCCCCCTCTTTATACCACCTCTCCTAGGAAGTGTCCAGGAGTCAATCAACCCCAATTTCCAATACCCCTACCCTGCATGCATCACATGTTTTCTGGCTGCTAAAATTCTGATACCAACAATTATTTACGACTCACCGTCAGACGTCTTTTATTGATTGAGGTGAGTTAGAACAGgaagaaattaaagttaaattgaaagcacaactaaaataaaaacagactaatatcTGTAGAGAAAACTTGAGTCATAAAACTCATTAAATCCTCCCTGAATTAGGAGAATTGTACGAACCACTTTTAAGTTTGAGTTTTAAGAATCGAAACTGAGATGATTTGTGGTATAATCACCTCACAGGGATCCCcctcaaaattaaagcatgaaTCTATTAAATGCTAAGCAGTCAAAATGTCCCCCCAGAAGTGGGAACAAATTAGGATTGAGATTTagccttttatttgttttaatttgatgttcAATCAACTTGCTTATAATCAgtctaagtgtttttttttaagcaaagtaAAAGTGACTTAAAAGAAATCACACGACACAGCAATGATTCTTAGGGCTTTAAATGCAGAAATTTATGTTcatgagttgtttttttatatacatattttggCCAAAAGCTGCAAATCTTAAATAGTTTGTATTTGTAACAAGTCTGTTGTCTAGTTTCACCcagtttcttaatttttatcttttatttaatgTTGATTGTGGAGAAAATGcgttaaaaaagtttaaaacaaaaaggttttctttattcTCTATTGTTTGAATAACCTCATAATTGTCCCAAAAGGGGACTCATGTCCTGTTGCTAAGAAGCTGCTggataaaacaaaagaacaacaacaacaaaactttcagaataaaagacccAAAGCCAAAGGTTAtattaatatacattttattcttctccatattattattattatatatatattttttatatctgtAAATGTCTTTAGGGTCCACTGTGCAAAGACCCATCACAACTGCACACACACTGGCACAAGAAGATTGTTCAGAAATTCTAACCACATTGTATCAGTACACAATTTCATGACTTTTTGGGGTAGACATACCTAGATGATGCTAAATATAAcccttacagtttttttttttatccagaaaaTCAAACTTTGCTTCAGGGTGTGCTAAAATCAAACATAGGAGTGACATGGACAGTCTCAACTCTCaagtaacataaataaaaacaaacaaacaaaagaaacgtTCTATGTACAGCAGTTCAATAGAGCTCTGTTAAATGTGACCAGTTTTGCTGCAAATGTGTCTTTAGAGCGCAACACTTCCtataactccaaaacaaccaaaaaaaacaaaaaaaacatctgtcttTAAATAAGAAACTGCTgacaatataaaaatacatgGCACTGTATTGTAGTTTGTTAAATAAACCAGTAATTCATATATAAAATATACCGATGTGTATAAAAATATGCCTTACAACTCTTTGTAAAGGACAACAGCCGTACGCTTCTGCTTCAGAACAAACAGTCGACCACAAAACTCAAACATATTTACACACAGAAAGCAGTCAGAATGTTGTTTTGGCAAAGTGAACAGAGGCTTCCAGCATTGGACTCCAAGGAATATTTGTTCTGACTTGACACATAcctaatatatatttatatatatgtgtgatACCATAAGATTCAAGCAGTATTTGATGGacagaaactcaaaaataaattaagagagaagaagaaaaaagagagaagtctgtggttttgttttgggtTGATATCAGTGTGTCTTTGGAGAGAAGGAGTGAGGACGGTGAGGGAAACACGTTTCCAAACGTCTGAGTCGCGTCACCTGCGTAACAGTATTTCAGCCCACTGAGATCAGAACAAACACAGGCAGTGTCAGCTTTcctaaactgaaaacaaaagagaacaaCATCCACCAGAAAAGCCAGGACAAGAGCCAGGGGGATAAGAGACCATTCACACCACGGGGGTCGCTGAGGCAGTTGGAGGAGCGTGAATGAGAGCGCGAGGTCGCCGGCTGCAGCTGGCGAGACTGTAAAAGTGATAGAACATGAACTTGTGTGCACAGGAAGTGGTTTATCCCTGCTACCTCCTGCCCGGGCAGTTGTCTAGAACATGCGAAAGCCACTCCCTCTGTCTGTGCTCCTGCTCCTCCaccgtctcctcctcctcctctgggcTGAGAGCGGTCCGTCAGACGCGCCTCTCACTCCCCATCGCATGGTAAAGTACCGTCTTCGTTGGCACGTGAAGGCATGGGCACGCCGAGCTCGTCTACGCACCAGCAGTGGCCACGCTGCATGCCCTTGGAGGAGCGGCACTGTGAGGGGAAAGGGAGGGACAGTGGAATGACACATCACAGAGCAGAGACTGAAGCTCATCGGCCGCACCAAATGGAaggaacgaaaaaaaaaaaaagttgctcaCCTGCTTTTTCCTGTAGAAGCCCCGGGTGTCACAGTTGGGTATATAGATGTCGCGGTCAGACTGGAAGATTGTCAGCTCGAGGCCCCTCAACACGCTGTTGAGCAGCTTGCGGCAGGGTGCCTGAAAGCAGCAATGCAGTTAAAAACCAGAGCTTTTCCAGCTGCTACTCCGACGAGTGGACGGAGAGAGTCGAgcttcagagctgcagcatcaCACTTAGAGCCAAACACATGTATATATATCCTTATATTCTTATATAACTACACGTGCTTATTTTTAGGTCACATCATGTGTGAAAGTGTATTTTTTGCTCTCCAAATGGTGCAGACAAAGCGGCTCtagtgaggaaaaaataaaaaaatctgttgctgCAGCGGACAACTGGAAACTTTCCTGATTCACATCATGCTCAATTAGTTCTGCCGCATAGCAGCACACATCGTGCAGCACAAGGCATGGCTTCAGAGCCGTACATGCCACTGCAACACCCCGAACAGCAGCCGATCTGTGATCAGCGCTGCCTGGAGCACAAACCACAACACATCCTCTAGTTTTTCGACCACAGAGGGGGCGATCCATCAGCAATGTGAGAGCGTGAACTTACTTTTTCAATGTCGCCACTGTGTGAGGGATGAGGACCTGGAAGGAAAGACGAGACACAacattacagcttttttttttgcacaattagGGAGAAGACTCCATGTGTGGCTGCTAAATGAGAGACCTCATTTCCATCAGTACTTTTCCTTCAGAGTTAATCGCAGTAGCTCGGTTTCCACAGTAGGTGGAGATCCCTGCAATGGGGAGCAGCCTGATGTGGACTTGTGTGACACTCTGACAGTTTCACATTCAGTCGGAATTTTGCACAGAGACATCGGATTGTAGCGGATGTCAGCCGGCATTATTGCACAAATGGGTTAATGCAATCACTTAAAGAGTCAGACGTTTCAGAAGGAATTTTAAGGGTGCAGAAAAAGCTGCTCAGCTGACATATCACACACTAACCGGCTCCTCTATTGCTGCCTGCAATGCAAACCCGGATTGTGGAGTTTTCACCTGCATTCATACATCTGTACGGATGCATGATCCCACCAGTGTGCATGCATGTTTGGGGGTCTTACCTGTGGGGTGGGGCCTCTCAGTGGGAATAGTCCTGCTGTGCTTGGCGCAAACCCCCCTTCCCTGCAGGAGAGCCTGCAGGGGGCTGTGCTCCCTGGGTGGGGGGACGCAGCGGAGCCCTTTGGCACAACTCAGGGTGTACACACCACAAGGCTCACCCTGGGCCAAGACTGTAGTGCTGCCGGCAGCGTTATGGTCCCTCGGGGGCCGACCCGCTCCCAGTGGATCCCTGCAGGAGGGACAGACCTTGAAGGAGCCCAAGTGGATCGCCCCGGTCCATGATCCGCAGTGAGCTATCAGCAACAAGACAACGGCAGTTGGGTTGGAGATGATAGGCATTTTCTGTTCAGGTCTCAGGCCTCACACTGTCACTCCCTTTCAGTTCAATGTGGCTGATGCTATTTCTGGTTGGATTTCACTCTCTGCCTCCTTTTCTCTCCCCTTTCCTCAGCCCTCTGCCgtagcttttcttttctttttgctttgctGGTTGAGTCCCCCCCTGCAGTGCCAGAGGACACAAATGGAGATTGAGAGAGACACAGAGGAGCACCGGCTTTTAAAGATCTGAAAGGCGGTGACAGAGAGTGAGTGAGAGACGGAGAGCGAGCACCGTTATGACACCTTCAGGGGCTGGGGCTTAGAGAGAGAGAGCCACACACACTGAGGAGGAGGTGGCAGGAGGAGGCGGGGGGAGCAAGTATATGCCTgtgtgagcatgtgtgtgttgggggggattataaactcatttttttcaaattatcaaAGTCTCTTTATCTGCTTCTGTTCCACCTCATTATAGCCACTTATACTGCATGAagacttttttctgtcatttatttcaaatgtcaCACTCCTCATGTTTGCCATGGtaacaaatgtaaatgtatatattaggggtgtaatgattatTCGATTTATATGTTTAGGAtccaaaaattaattaatctgtctgaggcaaatCGTTAATTGAataccattttaaaataatttaaaaatgaaataactcaATTATAGGGATTAAGGAATTGAGAAGGTAAAAAAGACCATCGcagtgatgcagcaaaaaatgatcaattacaGTCGAGTGTgtagaaacactttaaattttgcAAAGCCATGTGACCGTACagatgtgtaaaaacaaaagtgggctggattttatcaaactaaaatgtgaatagattttacattcatttttgattattttcttgaAGAAATTCAAATAATCTGGAATCTCCTGGATCAATtataggtcagtgaatcggattgaAATGAACCAATTTCAACTATAAATCccatcgtcaaccacaaattataatatgaatcgttacatccttaataTATGTGCTTCACTGCTGTTCTCCACTGCACATGCACAGCCTTTCCCTTACTACATGTGCAAACATGTAGCCGTGGAGCTGCAGTCCACACCTTGAAGCATTATGTCTTTTCTGTGACTGGCATTAAACTTTACACACTGTTGCCCTAATGAGTCCACACAAAGAAACCCACAAAAGGAATCAAGTGTGCTGCAAATATAGAGCGTTGAAGATTGCTGCGAGCTCTCGCTGTGCAGAGCGGTCCGCATAATCCGTTAATGAGATAGTTCACGTTGGGAGCGCGTTTCAGctgcacatttaaaaagaaacggCTATAATCTACCAGCTGTTTGCTTTTGGAGAGTCACCAGAGTAATATGAAGAGGGAGGACTCGCTTTTTTAAGAATTCAAGGGCGAGCCTGAACCGATTAGCTAATGAAGGAGTCCACAGCTCCACTCAGTCTGTTCAAATGTTatactttgatttaaaatgtattttcagcgTGTGCCCTTAAATCCAAGAAAGGNNNNNNNNNNNNNNNNNNNNNNNNNNNNNNNNNNNNNNNNNNNNNNNNNNNNNNNNNNNNNNNNNNNNNNNNNNNNNNNNNNNNNNNNNNNNNNNNNNNNNNNNNNNNNNNNNNNNNNNNNNNNNNNNNNNNNNNNNNNNNNNNNNNNNNNNNNNNNNNNNNNNNNNNNNNNNNNNNNNNNNNNNNNNNNNNNtacccttagcaaaaagtagcaCACTTGAAGTTTGTGTTATTAAGTACAGTTTATATACTAGTAGAGCATGTATGTGAAGTCAGTTTTACTATTCTAAAATTATTTGGACCGATCAGGTGCTATAActtaaaagctattgaagaaaagcgtgaaaatttacacaaaaaaattgactaaaattggaaaaagcatcaaaagctaatcTAAACATGCTGTTCCCAATAGTTATTAGTAAGTTTTactattctaaagtgatttggTCCAATAATTTAAgaattattgaagaaaaattatatcatttgttgacggtccctaaatgTGAACAGAGAATGTCTGTCGGATGTTCAATCTAAAACTAACTTGACCATAGTTGTGAAGTGTAGGaagtatactaactgaatacttcttcagactaaattggaacattttacaatttatagatagtatataaaaagtaagcTACTGTCTCTCTTCTAGTATGGACTATGTATACTTGTAATGCACTAAATTAGACTACTTTTTAATAAGGGGAGCTAAAGTTGCTCATTTAAAATGACATCTGACAGGATCTCCAGCTCCAGCAGTGGCTGGCCTGACCTTGCCAGGTTTCAGGACTGCATGAGGTCTGCCTCGCCATCAGCCTCCAGATCTTGGCAAGGATGGAAGAAATCACCTGCTGCTTTGTGGACTCATCAGTTCTCAAGCTATAGTGCCAGTCTGTTTCTACAAATAAGGAAAATGTTCCAAGAGACTTGCCAGACCAACGTGGGGTTTCGTTTCCGGACTGACCTGGATTGGAATATTCACTTTCCTCCCTTAAGGCAGCAGGTTAGGTCAGACCAGGTTCATctgggccaaaaaaaaaacctctgttacCTCCTCTGCTAACAATGCAACTAGAGTTCACGTCAAACACGTGATCAGATAggagtttgaaatatttctgcAGAATATATTGCAGCAAAAAGCAGATATATCCTGACTTTTTAGTTtctaacacaacaaaaacacacgatACTCACCGAACAACAGATCCCTCTCACACACGGGGGAGACCGCATGCATGTCCCCCATGTCTAAGAACCAAACCCTTATTGGCTGCTGAAAACACAGAGCACTGACGTCATAACTATGCGCCAAACTCCACTTCGTAAAGTTTAGTGTACAGCTATGATTTGCTAATGGACCAAAGTAAGAGTCTGCTATTTATCCGCCGAGGTGACAGGTAAGAAAGCGGGCTGAAAGCCACGAAAACAGGGATTTTAAACACCGCTGTCTGTCACAACTCGACTGTTCTCGCGATTTTTTAGTGTCGCGATGGTAAGAAAACTTAGCCGCTAACGATGCTAACCCAGATACAGCTTCACGGTTAGTCTACTCTTGACAagtaaaaagttgtaaattctaAATCTCAGTCGTCTAATACAAGGTTGAATACTGAAATGGTTTCGCTAAACACGCGCGTATTGTTAGTGTTTTAACAACAAACTATCGATAGATGCTAGTTAGCGAACACATTTCAGATGGAAGTACGCCACGCCCCTTCTGATATTTTGACAGATCGACGTATATGACATGATCCgatcctttttcatttttattttgtcattttaataaattgcTATAACAAAATGAGTGATAACTGTGAAGAAGATTAGACCGGTGGCTGTGTCTGGAATGGTATACATGTATTTacattaattcaattaaaactttatttataaaacacattcaACATCAACAGAAACTGCTTTACATGTTTAATacgattaaaaataaaacgacaAAACATactgaattaatatttttactgtatCACAAGTGGATaaatattgctgttttttttttagaaattcacGAATATTTTATTATACCTCCTAGTCACATTTATTTAGATGAAATCAAAGTGGTAGGGATGGACAAGAAGCTTTAAGTATATTGAtacttggtttgtttttaaatcatgaacTGCATCTTCCTAATCCTCTACATCTTTTTTATCTGACATCATTTTTGATTAGCTGCATattggtgtagtggttagcactctcaccgcTTACAGCAAGACGGTTTGAATCCCGGTTGTGTCCTTTCTGCGTTTAGTTTGCATTTTCCTTATGTgcctgtgtgggttttctccaggcgcTCTGGTTTCCTTCCACTGTCCAAAACCTGCTCCACAGGTTAGTTGGGGACTCTAAATTATCCCTAGGTGAGTGTATGGCCCTGCAACGGGCTttcgacctgtccagggtgtaccctaccttcacccaacaggagctgggataggctccagcaactgtGCTCCTctaaaagggattcagtgaGTTTTGAAAACGGAGGAATGGGTGATATTTCATTATATCTTCCTAAACAACATACATAACACTcttctttaagcatttttctGGTCTTCCTTTGCTTGGCAGGTATAATCTGCATCTGTTTACCAATATGACTCTCTTGATTTTCAAAGTATTTCAGGCTAATTTCCTTgctttattaaaagaaaaaagaaaaacttgaacaGCTTTACCTTCTATAAAATGTATTCCagattgtgtttatttacatcaaagaaaacatcagcattcttacttgttttactttttccttagaaataatcagaattgtgttttctttacactgtaaataatttatgtaattttatatttctttcgGAGCATTCTTTTTATATAATGGAGCAACGTTAGTTTTGTTATAGTTTAAGCCAAATTCTAAAATGTAAGATAGTTGTCTGTGACCTTTGATATTGTTATGCTGATTAATATTTCCATCTTAGAGGctgttggaaaaaataataataatataattatttttcatttgccGAGTCTCTGGATGGCAGCACTGTGGCTGACATTTTACACATTAATTgataatttttagtttatttattttagtttcaataaaatatgtttaggAAAGTCAGCTAATACTTAATATGAACTTTGCAAGGAAAGCTGCCTTTCCATTATCACTTCTAGTCAAATAAGGGAATGGAACTGGATTGTACTGTTCTCACTGTTGAAGGTCAGAGAGACCCACAGCAGTAAATTTGACTGAATTatattttcaaactattttatgtACTTTGGAATTGAACCTTTATCGTCTTTCCAAAAAGTATACACAGCACCAACAAAATGGCTGTGTTAAATGTATCCTTATAGGATAAAGGGAGGATTAAATGTAGGATGAAAGGATAAAACATACATCTGATCACATTGGGGGAAATGTGTAGATTATGACCCCACCTCTACTTTGGCCATCTGCAGAAACACAGTGTCTGTTCAGTGGgtcaaaatgtataattttgagtaaaaacaagTCATGTGATACAGTGTGTTTATGTCAGTAGTCGGATCTATTCTATTCGTTTTAACCTTCTAGCAGCAATTTTTAGGGCTCACCACCTGCCTTCATGTAACCCTcttctctgcatcctcctcGCTCACATCAAACACCCTTGTCCTCCTTCTCCACATCCATGAATCTCCTCTTTGGTTTTCCCGTAGGCCTCATCACTGTTCCTCCTTTCAACGCGTCCAAATCATCTCAATCTGTtcctctgattaaaaaaaacaaacaaaacgcATTACTTtctttaagcaacaaaaaaataaaccttacTTTTCAGGTAGATTGtcttctttaaccctttaacacttgaggcgttgccggtgacgcttaaacacaaaaaaatctttaacattctgtaacttttcagtcaggctcgtcgagccgcttttctccttcagaatctgatggaattattgtgttaacggttgaaaagttacagcaaatcaaagaacataaacactggagctctggtattaaagggttaactttaGTTATTTCATGACAACTTTCAAGTAGTGAacaaaatttttagtttttgagctttaaagtacatgaaatatttccaaaaagagcaattttttttttatttgttagtcGAATAAAATAgcttagaaaaaaatggaacttTATTGATCTCACAATGAGGAAATTGATTTATTACCGTAGCCCTGTAAAAAACAGTTCTTCTCAAGACCACTGGTTACAGGAGggcaaacacaacacacaacaGAAGTAAAGCGATCATCTTTTTTCA
It encodes:
- the igfbp6b gene encoding insulin-like growth factor-binding protein 6b isoform X1, producing the protein MGDMHAVSPVCERDLLFAHCGSWTGAIHLGSFKVCPSCRDPLGAGRPPRDHNAAGSTTVLAQGEPCGVYTLSCAKGLRCVPPPREHSPLQALLQGRGVCAKHSRTIPTERPHPTGPHPSHSGDIEKAPCRKLLNSVLRGLELTIFQSDRDIYIPNCDTRGFYRKKQCRSSKGMQRGHCWCVDELGVPMPSRANEDGTLPCDGE
- the igfbp6b gene encoding insulin-like growth factor-binding protein 6b isoform X2, yielding MPIISNPTAVVLLLIAHCGSWTGAIHLGSFKVCPSCRDPLGAGRPPRDHNAAGSTTVLAQGEPCGVYTLSCAKGLRCVPPPREHSPLQALLQGRGVCAKHSRTIPTERPHPTGPHPSHSGDIEKAPCRKLLNSVLRGLELTIFQSDRDIYIPNCDTRGFYRKKQCRSSKGMQRGHCWCVDELGVPMPSRANEDGTLPCDGE